The Sulfurimonas lithotrophica genome includes a region encoding these proteins:
- a CDS encoding peptidylprolyl isomerase, which translates to MKKITLMVLILLSINLYAKNPIAVLETTQGKIELELYPNIAPLAVENFMTHIKNGYYNGIAFHRIIQNFMIQGGDPTETGRGGKSIWGKSFKDEFKDKTFNKIGVLAMANAGPHTNGSQFFITTALTPWLNGRHTIFGQALPSSMDALRKLNNIATSGGRGGDRPLERQEIIKAYIKK; encoded by the coding sequence ATGAAAAAAATTACATTAATGGTATTGATATTACTATCAATAAATTTATATGCAAAAAATCCAATCGCAGTACTTGAAACAACGCAAGGCAAGATAGAACTTGAACTATACCCAAATATTGCACCCTTGGCAGTTGAGAACTTTATGACACATATAAAAAACGGTTACTATAACGGTATCGCTTTTCATAGGATTATACAAAATTTTATGATTCAAGGCGGTGATCCTACAGAAACAGGTCGCGGCGGTAAAAGCATCTGGGGAAAAAGTTTTAAGGATGAATTTAAAGATAAAACTTTTAATAAAATAGGCGTGCTTGCTATGGCAAATGCAGGTCCACACACAAACGGAAGTCAATTTTTTATTACAACGGCATTAACACCTTGGTTAAACGGCAGACATACCATATTCGGTCAGGCACTACCAAGTTCTATGGATGCACTTAGAAAATTAAATAACATAGCGACATCGGGCGGTCGTGGCGGAGATAGACCACTTGAGAGACAAGAGATTATAAAAGCTTATATAAAAAAATAA